A single window of Gemmatimonadales bacterium DNA harbors:
- the truB gene encoding tRNA pseudouridine(55) synthase TruB, with translation MDKPAGITSHDVVATVRKRLGTRAVGHTGTLDPFATGLLVLVLGSATRLARHLEGATKTYWAEARLGFATDSDDWTGEPLGVAVTGPWPSQGQVGEVLARLTGPGEQRPPAYSAKQVGGVRSHAVARRGGRLELAAVPVTVHELTLLSYRPPLLSFRVTVSAGTYIRALARDLGMQLGTGAHLTALRRESVGRFALARATPLRDLTAEAVIPPLALIEHLPRVELAPDAVTRVRHGQRVPGGFGAGPTALVAGEQLVAIAEARDGVWQPITVFPA, from the coding sequence GTGGACAAGCCGGCCGGGATCACATCCCACGATGTGGTCGCGACGGTCAGGAAGCGACTGGGTACCCGTGCGGTGGGGCACACCGGCACCCTGGATCCGTTTGCGACCGGGCTTCTCGTCCTGGTGCTGGGATCGGCGACCCGGCTGGCTCGGCACCTCGAGGGTGCGACCAAGACCTACTGGGCCGAGGCCCGGCTGGGGTTCGCGACAGACAGCGACGATTGGACGGGGGAACCGCTCGGCGTTGCCGTCACCGGTCCCTGGCCGAGTCAAGGACAGGTCGGAGAGGTGTTGGCGCGATTGACCGGCCCGGGCGAACAGCGGCCGCCCGCGTACTCGGCCAAGCAGGTTGGCGGCGTTCGCAGTCACGCCGTGGCGCGGCGGGGTGGTCGACTGGAACTGGCGGCGGTGCCGGTTACGGTGCACGAGTTGACGCTGCTGAGTTATCGGCCGCCACTGCTCAGCTTTCGGGTGACGGTCAGCGCAGGCACCTACATTCGGGCCCTGGCGCGGGATCTCGGGATGCAACTCGGCACCGGTGCTCACCTGACGGCCCTGCGGAGGGAATCGGTGGGCAGGTTCGCGCTGGCCCGGGCGACTCCGCTCCGCGATCTGACGGCCGAGGCGGTGATACCCCCGCTGGCGCTGATCGAGCATTTGCCGAGGGTCGAACTCGCCCCGGATGCTGTGACCCGGGTCCGCCACGGGCAGCGGGTGCCGGGCGGGTTCGGAGCCGGTCCAACCGCGCTGGTGGCCGGCGAACAGCTGGTTGCAATTGCGGAAGCCCGTGATGGGGTTTGGCAGCCGATTACGGTGTTCCCGGCATGA